From a single Rhodococcus qingshengii JCM 15477 genomic region:
- a CDS encoding DUF2752 domain-containing protein, translating to MTPNCGDTENDDISRLAALKAPAAVAFTAIALCAFISWSDPITPGGVIPVCPTKALFNVNCPGCGSTRMVYSLIHGDFGAAMRFNAFGLVMLLALAFTYVSWTTARTRGRPVVLWHQLRWSPAVILTLVLIWTTVRIAPIPIFAGLRV from the coding sequence ATGACACCGAATTGTGGTGACACCGAGAACGATGACATATCACGACTCGCCGCACTGAAGGCGCCAGCGGCAGTTGCGTTCACGGCAATTGCGCTGTGCGCCTTCATCTCCTGGAGTGACCCCATCACACCTGGTGGGGTCATTCCCGTTTGTCCGACCAAAGCGCTGTTCAACGTCAATTGTCCCGGTTGCGGTAGCACTCGGATGGTGTACAGCCTCATCCACGGCGATTTCGGTGCAGCGATGCGTTTCAATGCCTTTGGCCTCGTGATGCTGCTTGCACTGGCGTTCACGTACGTCTCGTGGACGACCGCCCGCACCCGTGGAAGACCCGTCGTGCTCTGGCATCAGTTGCGCTGGTCACCGGCTGTGATCTTGACACTCGTGTTGATCTGGACGACGGTCCGCATAGCCCCGATCCCGATATTTGCCGGTCTCCGCGTCTAG
- a CDS encoding EamA family transporter, producing the protein MNSRNGLIFALLSAATFGVSGPFAKSLIESGWSPGGAVFARVAGGALVMMVIAVATQWPRLRQVSTHTRTVLLYGVFAISGVQLCFFNAVQHLSVGVALLLEYLAPIIVIGWVWITKGARPSVQTLLGAAVALIGAAVVIDVFGSAEISAVGVAWGLAAAACLAVYFVISERADGDLHPVVLAASGLTVSAVVIGALGLVGVLPLQFSASNAVVADHSVNVWLPVVVLVLVSTVIAYLTGIAAITLLGPTIGSLVALTEVLCAVVAAWILVGESVTALQAVGGAAIIAGLVLARLGQVAPKQIPADPMTNVMAEE; encoded by the coding sequence GTGAACTCTCGCAACGGCTTGATCTTCGCTCTGCTGTCCGCGGCAACGTTCGGCGTATCGGGCCCGTTCGCGAAATCTCTCATCGAATCAGGGTGGTCCCCCGGCGGCGCAGTGTTCGCGCGCGTTGCAGGCGGCGCACTGGTGATGATGGTGATCGCCGTAGCCACCCAATGGCCTCGCCTACGACAGGTGAGCACCCACACGCGAACGGTACTGCTGTACGGGGTGTTCGCGATCTCGGGCGTTCAACTGTGCTTCTTCAATGCCGTGCAACATCTTTCGGTCGGCGTCGCATTGCTTCTCGAGTACCTTGCACCGATCATCGTCATCGGGTGGGTGTGGATAACCAAGGGCGCACGTCCGAGCGTGCAGACGCTTCTCGGTGCGGCGGTGGCCTTGATCGGCGCCGCCGTGGTGATCGACGTCTTCGGATCGGCAGAGATCAGTGCCGTCGGAGTCGCCTGGGGACTGGCCGCCGCGGCATGCCTTGCAGTCTATTTCGTCATTTCCGAACGTGCGGACGGTGATCTCCATCCAGTTGTTCTCGCGGCATCGGGGCTCACGGTCAGTGCAGTGGTCATCGGCGCGCTCGGACTCGTAGGCGTCCTCCCCCTCCAGTTCTCGGCCTCGAACGCCGTCGTGGCAGACCATTCGGTGAACGTGTGGCTGCCGGTGGTGGTCCTGGTCCTGGTCAGCACTGTCATTGCCTATCTCACCGGCATCGCCGCGATCACGCTGCTGGGGCCGACAATCGGGTCTCTGGTAGCGCTGACCGAAGTGCTGTGCGCGGTCGTCGCCGCGTGGATCCTGGTCGGGGAATCCGTCACCGCACTCCAAGCTGTAGGTGGCGCAGCAATCATCGCGGGGTTGGTCCTCGCGCGCCTCGGTCAGGTTGCACCGAAACAGATACCGGCCGACCCGATGACAAATGTCATGGCAGAAGAATGA
- a CDS encoding PucR family transcriptional regulator, with the protein MSIRGVRLDAVLRALGGAFVELVLAPSGDDVFVDSVVFAEVGDLTRPRTAAVESSEVWLAVGIGAAELAAWLNRLDQKGSAPRAVMSKEASDTSVRAAAQRAGIALIAVHPDARWDRLFTTIRGVLDHSVSRQDSDDIVFGSDTDLFELAQNVAAITRGMVSIEDEHSHVLAYSASGDAADELRRQSILGREGPREYLRKLQEWGVFESLRRSDDVVEVPAHDDLAIRRRLVVPIRRISDNVKGESGFSSDLLGTIWVQEGPVPIAGDADSVLRGAAAVAARLISRIRDAPSNEAIQIQRLLGVRGGGVDVPSLAASLTIPMSGPAMVVGVASIGNGGLPSSGELVSSLRLHASAFQRESLVSAVGTRIYVLFPRTQSVKSTVSWTREVVARLDKVSPSGLRAAVSSPVSTLAEVAQARAEVDRVLDGTSGDVRVTTLADSRTPVLLGEIMDTIAADEQLHDPRVDALDVYDRRNGSNMRESISVYLAHSGDVRRASEQLRIHPNTLRYRIKRVEEITDTDLSEPSARLLMEIQLAASARAVSSPNLSDPSSTLRE; encoded by the coding sequence GTGTCTATCCGTGGGGTCAGGCTCGACGCGGTCCTTCGGGCGCTGGGCGGAGCTTTTGTCGAGCTCGTCCTCGCGCCGTCAGGTGATGACGTCTTCGTCGACTCCGTGGTGTTCGCAGAGGTCGGGGACCTCACGCGCCCCAGAACCGCGGCCGTCGAATCCTCTGAGGTCTGGCTCGCTGTCGGTATCGGCGCAGCCGAATTGGCGGCCTGGCTGAACCGCCTCGATCAGAAGGGATCAGCGCCTCGGGCCGTCATGTCGAAGGAGGCCTCGGACACGTCGGTGCGTGCGGCGGCACAGCGCGCCGGGATCGCCTTGATAGCGGTCCATCCGGATGCTCGTTGGGATCGATTGTTCACGACCATCCGGGGCGTGCTCGATCATTCGGTGTCCCGACAGGATTCGGACGACATCGTATTCGGTAGTGACACAGACTTGTTCGAGCTGGCGCAGAACGTCGCCGCAATCACGCGGGGGATGGTCAGCATCGAGGACGAGCATTCCCACGTCTTGGCCTATTCGGCATCGGGAGATGCTGCGGACGAGCTACGTCGGCAATCAATCCTCGGCCGCGAAGGACCTCGCGAATACCTCCGAAAGCTACAGGAGTGGGGCGTCTTCGAAAGCCTGCGGCGAAGCGACGACGTAGTGGAGGTGCCCGCTCACGACGACCTCGCGATCAGGCGACGGTTGGTGGTTCCGATTCGGAGAATATCCGACAATGTCAAGGGGGAGAGCGGTTTCAGCTCTGATCTTCTCGGCACGATCTGGGTGCAGGAAGGCCCGGTTCCCATTGCCGGCGATGCCGACAGCGTGCTCCGCGGTGCCGCGGCCGTTGCTGCTCGGCTGATTTCGCGCATCCGAGACGCGCCGAGTAACGAGGCGATACAGATTCAGCGGTTGCTCGGGGTTCGCGGCGGCGGTGTCGACGTTCCTTCGCTCGCGGCCTCGTTGACCATCCCGATGTCCGGACCGGCGATGGTGGTCGGAGTGGCGAGTATCGGAAACGGTGGGCTGCCGTCTTCGGGCGAACTCGTGTCGTCTTTGCGACTGCACGCCAGCGCCTTTCAGCGTGAATCGCTGGTGAGTGCCGTCGGCACCCGGATCTATGTGCTGTTTCCGCGAACCCAATCCGTGAAATCCACAGTCTCGTGGACCCGCGAAGTTGTCGCGCGTTTGGACAAGGTGTCGCCTTCGGGGCTACGGGCCGCGGTCTCGTCGCCGGTTTCGACGCTTGCGGAGGTGGCCCAGGCTCGGGCCGAAGTGGATCGGGTCTTGGACGGAACGTCGGGGGATGTTCGTGTGACCACCCTCGCGGACTCGCGCACACCGGTGCTGCTGGGCGAAATCATGGACACCATTGCGGCCGACGAGCAACTGCACGATCCGAGAGTCGACGCCCTGGACGTCTACGACAGACGCAACGGGTCGAACATGCGCGAAAGCATCTCCGTTTACCTCGCACATTCGGGCGATGTCCGACGTGCATCCGAGCAGCTTCGGATTCACCCGAACACCCTCAGGTATCGGATCAAGAGGGTCGAGGAGATCACGGATACCGACCTCTCCGAGCCGTCGGCCAGGCTGTTGATGGAGATTCAGTTGGCGGCGTCTGCTCGGGCAGTGAGTTCGCCGAACCTGTCGGACCCCAGCAGTACTCTTCGCGAATGA
- a CDS encoding proline dehydrogenase family protein, producing the protein MSAVSLSNPLRPVLLAAARSSRLEKTVSGMTLTRKLVDRFVAGDAEPAAMSAVRDILTSGRFVTVDYLGEDTTDPAQATATVDAYLSLLRSYATLSEIAGTQHSLEVSLKLSALGQSLPGDGEKIALANAHRIVTAADEVGAWVTVDAEDHTTTDSTLSIVEELRRDFPTLGTVLQAYLHRTEADCRHFSGSGSRIRLCKGAYKEPAGVAFQKAAEVDASYVRCLKVLMEGDGYPMVASHDPTMIDAALGLATLTERTAADFEFQMLFGIRDGEQRRLVAEGNHLRVYVPYGSQWYGYFMRRLAERPANLMFFMRSLASNN; encoded by the coding sequence ATGAGTGCCGTCTCGCTGAGCAACCCACTGCGCCCGGTGCTCCTCGCGGCGGCACGCTCGTCGCGACTGGAGAAGACAGTCTCCGGGATGACCTTGACCCGCAAGCTTGTAGACAGGTTCGTCGCCGGGGACGCGGAACCCGCAGCGATGTCAGCGGTGCGCGACATCCTCACCAGTGGCCGGTTCGTGACGGTCGACTACCTCGGCGAGGACACCACCGATCCGGCTCAGGCAACAGCTACCGTCGATGCCTATCTCTCCCTTCTCCGCTCGTACGCAACGCTTTCCGAGATTGCCGGGACGCAACACTCCCTGGAGGTTTCGCTCAAGCTCTCCGCGTTGGGGCAGTCACTTCCCGGTGACGGCGAGAAGATCGCCCTGGCGAACGCTCACCGAATCGTCACAGCGGCAGACGAAGTGGGCGCGTGGGTCACCGTCGATGCGGAGGATCACACCACCACCGACTCGACACTGTCCATCGTCGAAGAGTTGCGCCGCGACTTCCCGACGCTCGGCACGGTCCTGCAGGCGTACCTACACCGCACCGAGGCCGACTGCCGGCACTTCTCCGGATCAGGTTCACGAATTCGGCTGTGCAAGGGTGCATACAAGGAACCGGCCGGCGTCGCGTTCCAAAAGGCCGCCGAAGTCGACGCGTCGTACGTGCGTTGCCTGAAGGTCTTGATGGAAGGTGACGGATACCCGATGGTGGCCTCCCACGATCCCACCATGATCGACGCCGCCCTCGGACTCGCCACACTGACCGAGCGGACAGCCGCGGATTTCGAGTTCCAGATGCTCTTCGGCATCCGCGACGGCGAACAACGCAGATTGGTAGCCGAAGGCAATCACCTGCGGGTCTACGTTCCCTACGGCAGCCAGTGGTACGGCTACTTCATGCGTCGCCTCGCGGAAAGACCGGCCAACCTCATGTTCTTCATGCGCTCACTCGCTTCCAACAACTAG
- the pruA gene encoding L-glutamate gamma-semialdehyde dehydrogenase produces MDAVTNVPHPANEPVNNYAPGSPERSRLRTKLTELAESPTDIRQVIGGIHRTAEGKRESVVQPHRHSSVLGSYAGATHSDVRDAIDAATLAAPAWRDLSFDDRAAVFLRAADLLSGPWRETIAAATMLGQSKTAYQAEIDAPCELIDFWRFNVAFARQILADQPVSAPGVWNRVEYRPLEGFVYAITPFNFTAIAGNLPTAPALMGNTVIWKPSPTQAVAAYLTMQLLETAGLPPGVINLVLGDGPLVSEVALADPRLAGIHFTGSTATFQRLWREVGANISNYRTYPRLVGETGGKDFVLAHSSADPDVLTTALIRGAFDYQGQKCSAASRAFIPKSVWAKMGDTFIDTVSTLKYGDVTDLTNFGGAVIDQRSFDRNAAAIVRAKSTSSLTIAAGGDYDDREGFFISPTVLLGDDPSDEAFSTEYFGPILSLHVYDDSAPNAYADILARIDSGSAYALTGAVIATDRAAVDQAHHGLRFAAGNFYVNDKPTGAVVGQQPFGGARASGTNDKAGSPQNLLRWASTRTVKETFVPPTDHRYPHQDVDPAESENR; encoded by the coding sequence ATGGACGCCGTTACCAATGTCCCCCACCCAGCCAACGAACCGGTGAACAATTACGCGCCGGGAAGCCCGGAACGATCGCGCCTTCGTACGAAACTGACCGAACTGGCCGAATCGCCGACCGACATCAGGCAGGTCATCGGCGGCATCCACCGAACTGCGGAAGGTAAGCGAGAGAGCGTTGTTCAACCACACCGTCACAGTTCGGTGCTCGGATCGTATGCGGGCGCAACCCACTCGGACGTTCGTGATGCCATCGACGCCGCCACACTCGCCGCCCCGGCCTGGCGCGACCTCTCGTTCGACGACCGCGCTGCGGTCTTCCTCCGCGCCGCCGATCTACTTTCCGGCCCGTGGCGCGAAACCATCGCCGCCGCAACAATGCTCGGCCAGTCGAAGACCGCATACCAGGCCGAGATCGACGCGCCCTGCGAACTGATCGACTTCTGGCGTTTCAACGTCGCGTTCGCACGTCAGATACTCGCCGACCAACCCGTTTCCGCTCCGGGAGTGTGGAATCGCGTCGAATACCGTCCACTCGAAGGTTTCGTCTACGCGATCACTCCCTTCAATTTCACCGCCATCGCCGGAAATCTCCCCACAGCACCGGCCCTGATGGGCAACACCGTGATCTGGAAGCCGTCACCCACGCAGGCCGTCGCGGCGTACCTGACAATGCAACTGCTCGAAACTGCCGGCCTCCCGCCCGGGGTGATCAATCTTGTTCTCGGCGACGGCCCCTTGGTGTCCGAGGTCGCGCTTGCCGACCCCCGACTGGCGGGTATCCACTTCACCGGATCCACCGCAACGTTCCAGCGTTTGTGGCGTGAGGTCGGAGCCAACATCTCGAACTACCGGACGTATCCGCGTCTCGTCGGCGAAACCGGCGGCAAGGATTTTGTACTCGCACACAGTTCCGCTGACCCGGACGTACTCACGACGGCATTGATTCGCGGGGCCTTCGACTACCAGGGCCAGAAATGTTCGGCCGCATCACGGGCGTTCATCCCGAAGTCGGTGTGGGCCAAGATGGGCGACACGTTCATCGACACTGTGTCGACGCTGAAGTACGGAGACGTCACCGACCTGACGAACTTCGGCGGCGCCGTCATCGACCAACGTTCGTTCGACCGAAACGCCGCCGCGATCGTCCGCGCCAAGTCGACCAGCAGCCTCACCATCGCAGCAGGCGGCGACTACGACGACCGTGAAGGATTCTTCATCTCACCGACGGTCCTACTCGGTGACGACCCGAGCGACGAAGCCTTCAGCACCGAGTACTTCGGTCCCATCCTTTCGCTTCACGTCTACGACGACTCCGCACCGAATGCCTACGCCGACATCCTCGCTCGTATCGACAGCGGATCCGCTTACGCCCTGACCGGTGCCGTGATCGCCACCGACCGTGCGGCCGTCGATCAAGCTCATCATGGTCTGCGGTTCGCCGCCGGAAACTTCTACGTCAACGACAAGCCGACGGGAGCGGTTGTCGGACAACAACCCTTCGGAGGTGCGCGGGCTTCGGGTACCAACGACAAGGCCGGTTCGCCGCAGAATCTGCTCCGTTGGGCGTCGACACGCACCGTCAAGGAAACCTTCGTTCCTCCCACCGATCATCGTTACCCCCACCAGGACGTCGATCCAGCCGAGAGCGAGAACCGTTGA
- a CDS encoding CD225/dispanin family protein: MTQNPYYGQQQPVGPPPDNNLVWAILVTVFCCLPLGIVSIVKSSQVNTLWAQGQFDAARKSADDAKKFALWSVGAGVAVAVLYFLFVVVLAGSSSL, translated from the coding sequence ATGACGCAGAACCCGTACTACGGCCAGCAACAACCGGTCGGCCCTCCGCCGGACAACAATCTGGTCTGGGCGATTCTCGTGACAGTGTTCTGCTGCCTCCCGCTCGGCATCGTCTCGATCGTCAAATCAAGCCAGGTCAACACTTTGTGGGCGCAAGGTCAGTTCGACGCTGCGCGAAAATCAGCTGACGATGCCAAGAAGTTCGCCTTGTGGTCAGTCGGCGCAGGTGTTGCCGTCGCTGTTCTGTACTTCCTTTTTGTCGTCGTCCTAGCCGGATCGAGTTCCCTGTGA
- a CDS encoding CGNR zinc finger domain-containing protein, which translates to MHFAGDTESALVFAASLVNTARGGAELLPDQEELTRFLDADRWTGRRDGTPEELTAVRALRPRLRKFWEAAGVDDAVEVVNTLLLESGARPRLTRHDDLGWHLHVTADDSPLVDRMAAEAAMGVLDLIRTDEFSRLRWCEAPDCEAVFVDLSRNRSKRYCDTGNCGNRAHVAAYRARKSGA; encoded by the coding sequence GTGCATTTTGCTGGTGACACGGAATCGGCGCTCGTCTTCGCCGCGTCGTTGGTCAACACGGCCCGCGGCGGGGCCGAACTGCTTCCGGATCAAGAGGAGCTGACACGGTTTCTCGACGCGGATCGCTGGACCGGCAGGCGGGACGGCACACCGGAGGAATTGACGGCGGTTCGTGCGCTGCGTCCACGACTGCGAAAGTTCTGGGAAGCCGCGGGAGTGGACGACGCCGTCGAGGTGGTGAACACACTGCTACTCGAATCGGGCGCGAGGCCGCGGCTCACCAGGCACGACGACCTCGGCTGGCACCTGCACGTCACCGCTGACGATTCGCCACTGGTGGACCGGATGGCCGCAGAAGCGGCGATGGGTGTGCTCGATCTGATCCGAACCGACGAATTCTCGAGGTTGCGATGGTGCGAGGCCCCGGACTGCGAAGCGGTCTTCGTGGATTTGTCGCGCAATCGTTCGAAGCGATACTGCGACACCGGGAACTGTGGGAACAGGGCGCACGTCGCCGCCTATCGTGCCCGTAAATCCGGGGCGTGA
- a CDS encoding nuclear transport factor 2 family protein, whose amino-acid sequence MIDSAKVPGAARAYFDGGDVRGVFTEDAVVRDDGRTYVGIEEIVAWKSAVSTAFTFTQKIESVNTPGSAVVVSVKVEGDFPGSPVQLHHHFTLDGDRISALTVCP is encoded by the coding sequence ATGATCGACTCAGCGAAGGTGCCAGGCGCAGCGCGCGCGTATTTCGACGGCGGCGACGTCCGCGGCGTTTTCACCGAAGACGCAGTGGTTCGTGACGACGGCCGGACGTATGTCGGGATCGAAGAAATCGTGGCGTGGAAGTCCGCCGTGTCGACGGCGTTCACCTTCACCCAGAAGATCGAGTCGGTCAACACCCCAGGCTCGGCCGTTGTCGTGTCGGTGAAGGTCGAGGGTGATTTTCCCGGAAGCCCCGTCCAGTTACATCACCATTTCACTCTCGACGGTGATCGGATTTCCGCTCTCACGGTGTGCCCCTGA
- a CDS encoding 3-deoxy-7-phosphoheptulonate synthase — protein sequence MTVTIDTTAASDSLDDQRTVSISPLVSPATVRAQHAPDEVAAATVRTGRADTINILNGDDDRLIVVVGPCSVHDPEAAMDYARRLAAKAEELRDDLHIVMRVYFEKPRTTLGWKGLLNDPHLDGTFDINTGLGIGRKLLLDVSSLGLPVGCEFLDPIMPQYIADLVSYGAIGARTAASQVHRQLCSALSMPVGIKNSTEGDVQVAVDGTRAAAASHVFPGTDLDGQAALIRTAGNPDCHVILRGGSDGPNYDAETVADTLARLRKSNLPERVVIDASHGNSSKDHERQVIVLDDIARRLTEGEQGIAGVMLESFIEAGRQDLTLGKADELTYGQSITDACIDWSTTAAQLDRLAQAVAARRG from the coding sequence ATGACTGTCACCATCGACACCACCGCAGCTTCGGACAGCCTCGACGATCAGCGCACTGTGAGTATCAGTCCGCTCGTGTCACCGGCGACTGTTCGTGCTCAGCACGCTCCGGACGAAGTCGCGGCCGCCACTGTGCGCACCGGTCGGGCCGACACCATCAACATCCTCAACGGTGACGACGATCGTTTGATCGTCGTAGTCGGTCCGTGCTCTGTGCACGATCCGGAAGCGGCGATGGACTACGCCCGCCGGTTGGCCGCCAAGGCCGAAGAACTGCGGGACGATCTGCACATCGTCATGCGCGTCTACTTCGAAAAGCCGCGCACCACACTCGGGTGGAAGGGCCTGCTCAACGACCCCCACCTCGACGGCACGTTCGACATCAACACCGGGCTCGGTATCGGCCGCAAGTTGCTTCTCGACGTGTCGAGCCTGGGCCTGCCTGTCGGCTGCGAGTTCCTTGATCCGATCATGCCTCAGTACATTGCCGACCTGGTCAGCTACGGTGCGATCGGCGCCCGGACCGCCGCCAGTCAGGTTCACCGTCAGCTGTGCAGCGCGCTGTCCATGCCCGTCGGTATCAAGAACTCCACCGAAGGTGATGTGCAGGTAGCCGTCGACGGCACCCGCGCCGCGGCAGCGAGCCACGTGTTCCCCGGAACGGACCTCGACGGCCAGGCTGCCTTGATCCGTACCGCGGGCAACCCCGACTGCCATGTCATTCTTCGTGGCGGTAGCGACGGACCGAACTACGATGCCGAGACGGTCGCGGACACCCTTGCCCGCCTGCGTAAGTCGAACCTGCCCGAGCGCGTGGTCATCGACGCGAGCCACGGTAACAGCAGCAAGGACCATGAGCGTCAGGTCATCGTGCTCGACGACATTGCCCGACGTCTGACCGAGGGCGAGCAGGGAATCGCGGGCGTCATGTTGGAGAGTTTCATCGAGGCCGGCCGTCAGGACCTGACCTTGGGCAAGGCGGACGAGCTCACCTACGGTCAGTCGATCACCGACGCGTGCATCGACTGGTCCACCACCGCAGCGCAGTTGGATCGTCTGGCGCAGGCCGTTGCGGCTCGGAGGGGCTGA
- a CDS encoding ABC transporter substrate-binding protein: protein MPVIESTETFHPTVSPFATDTPLQSTRDVDGEFTRLIDSLTRRGFLAGAAALGALGALSACSSESSGTEASDEWVDIVVADQAYRLPRDPKRVVVLEARGALDFALLAEYPIVATNWDPKSQLMRQVPAGAARLGGTNNEPNAESILSHDPDLLVVGKGWWNYYQDKGLLGTDIAPVLVVDEGTTGSSWKQAMTAQLTALDRREVAERVIARYNAELAQARAKIGGLLEGKSIAIAGADSGQIWLQNNTFAVSVAQDLGLNVLTDAAHAAPDRKDSTFYSLEELAIFDQADFVLLQNPDAVEAESPTWKRVRAVQDGHVGHLRYDLNNGLALTAMALAADIAEQVQVMR from the coding sequence ATGCCTGTGATCGAATCGACCGAAACCTTCCACCCGACGGTGTCCCCTTTTGCGACCGATACCCCCTTGCAGTCGACAAGAGATGTGGACGGCGAGTTCACCCGTCTGATCGATTCCTTGACACGACGCGGATTCCTGGCCGGTGCGGCGGCGCTCGGTGCACTAGGCGCGCTCTCTGCATGTTCGAGCGAATCCAGCGGCACCGAAGCCTCGGACGAGTGGGTCGACATCGTCGTCGCGGACCAGGCCTACCGCCTCCCGCGGGACCCCAAGCGCGTCGTGGTACTCGAAGCTCGAGGCGCCCTCGATTTTGCACTACTTGCCGAGTACCCGATCGTCGCGACCAATTGGGATCCGAAGTCTCAACTCATGCGCCAGGTACCCGCCGGCGCGGCTCGCCTCGGTGGGACGAACAACGAACCGAATGCCGAATCGATACTGAGCCACGACCCCGATCTTTTGGTCGTCGGGAAAGGCTGGTGGAATTACTACCAGGACAAGGGCCTGCTCGGCACTGACATCGCACCGGTGCTCGTCGTCGACGAGGGCACGACGGGCTCGTCGTGGAAGCAGGCCATGACCGCGCAGCTCACGGCTCTCGATCGCCGCGAAGTCGCCGAACGCGTCATCGCCCGATACAACGCCGAACTTGCGCAAGCGCGGGCCAAGATCGGTGGTCTCCTCGAAGGCAAGTCGATTGCGATCGCCGGCGCAGACAGCGGTCAGATCTGGCTGCAGAACAACACGTTCGCCGTCTCGGTTGCGCAGGACCTCGGCTTGAACGTCTTGACCGACGCTGCCCATGCCGCACCTGATCGGAAGGATTCGACTTTCTACAGCCTCGAGGAGCTTGCGATCTTCGACCAGGCCGACTTCGTCTTGCTACAGAACCCCGACGCTGTGGAGGCCGAGTCGCCCACGTGGAAACGAGTCCGCGCTGTCCAGGACGGCCATGTCGGGCATCTGCGATATGACCTCAACAACGGCCTCGCTCTGACTGCGATGGCCCTGGCCGCTGATATCGCCGAGCAGGTACAGGTCATGCGCTGA
- a CDS encoding NtaA/DmoA family FMN-dependent monooxygenase (This protein belongs to a clade of FMN-dependent monooxygenases, within a broader family of flavin-dependent oxidoreductases, the luciferase-like monooxygenase (LMM) family, some of whose members use coenzyme F420 rather than FMN.) translates to MADRRRPLKTVTGVSGAVSIYDAAIDPTTSTVASAIDVAKTAEANKIDGLFAADLLSFGAQGAIGAQEPLIFLAALSAVTTHVGLIATVTTTFHHPFNLARLFGTLDHVSNGRAAWNAVTSSLGEENYSDLDLPSPEERYARAAESLEVVNALFDSWKPGALIRGEGSAVLDPSRVVPIEHRGKYFTVQGPLNIPSLPQRRPVQFQAGQSAGGIELGARFAEVVFTSLATFEDAVTYTKTIRARAAELGRGDELPLIFSSFHATYGATEAEVERLVREAEESTDFDAGRTRLADMFGGGVDFSELPLDRPIPESLLPDPSSVNRRRGRVEIFGKLASQGKTLRELIIASKDTGHWAAAGTPEQLADAIEERYDAGVLDVITLGDLADPRTRDFVTNGLLPELRKRGIVGSDYVGGTFRENLELPPLPPVSGV, encoded by the coding sequence GTGGCCGATCGTAGGCGTCCACTCAAGACGGTGACCGGTGTCAGCGGGGCGGTGAGTATCTACGACGCAGCGATCGATCCGACGACGTCGACGGTCGCGTCCGCGATCGACGTCGCAAAGACGGCCGAGGCGAACAAGATCGACGGACTGTTTGCCGCCGACCTGCTGAGTTTCGGTGCGCAGGGCGCGATCGGTGCGCAGGAGCCGTTGATCTTCCTTGCCGCGCTGAGTGCGGTCACCACCCATGTGGGGCTCATCGCCACCGTCACGACGACGTTTCATCACCCATTCAACCTGGCACGGTTGTTCGGCACCCTGGACCACGTCAGCAATGGTCGAGCCGCATGGAATGCCGTCACTTCCTCACTCGGAGAAGAGAACTACAGCGACCTGGACCTGCCGAGTCCGGAGGAGCGGTACGCCCGAGCGGCCGAATCGCTCGAGGTGGTCAACGCGCTCTTCGACAGCTGGAAGCCCGGCGCCTTGATCCGGGGAGAGGGCTCTGCGGTGCTGGATCCGTCGAGGGTGGTCCCCATCGAGCACCGAGGCAAGTACTTCACCGTGCAGGGGCCGTTGAACATTCCATCCCTGCCGCAGCGTCGTCCGGTCCAATTCCAGGCAGGCCAATCTGCCGGGGGTATCGAACTGGGTGCTCGCTTCGCGGAGGTCGTATTCACCTCTCTCGCAACCTTCGAGGACGCGGTCACCTACACGAAGACGATCCGCGCCAGGGCGGCAGAGTTGGGGCGTGGGGACGAACTGCCACTGATTTTCAGCTCGTTCCACGCAACGTACGGCGCTACCGAAGCCGAAGTCGAACGATTGGTCAGAGAAGCCGAGGAATCGACGGACTTCGACGCCGGACGCACCAGGCTTGCCGACATGTTCGGCGGCGGCGTGGATTTCTCGGAATTGCCGCTGGATCGGCCGATCCCGGAGTCGTTGTTGCCGGACCCGTCGTCGGTGAATCGACGACGGGGCCGGGTCGAGATCTTCGGCAAGCTCGCATCACAAGGAAAGACTCTGCGTGAGTTGATCATCGCGTCCAAGGACACCGGCCACTGGGCAGCGGCGGGCACCCCGGAACAGCTCGCGGACGCGATCGAGGAACGATACGACGCGGGCGTACTCGACGTCATCACGCTCGGTGACCTTGCGGATCCGCGTACACGCGATTTCGTCACGAACGGGCTGCTGCCGGAGCTGCGCAAGCGCGGAATCGTGGGATCCGACTACGTCGGCGGTACCTTTCGCGAAAACCTCGAGTTGCCACCGCTGCCACCGGTTTCCGGTGTCTAG